One Gimesia aquarii DNA segment encodes these proteins:
- a CDS encoding alpha/beta hydrolase-fold protein, translating into MLSKRTNRTFAFPSLLMLLLILLLNSSAVLQAQTKPVKTGFVNATYQDEAGEHRYVVFVPKAYSPEKKYPVILFLHGAGERGNDGLKQTQVGLGPIVKQQADDFPFIVVFPQAENMKERLLGGWLAETSDGKRALKILDTVLKDYSIDGRQQILTGWSMGGYGAFSMAAAFPKRWSAVVPMSGGGKTEWASKLKEVPIWAFHGADDRVVLPVESERMIKAIKQAGGTPRFTEPKVGHDVWKVAYTKPLFDWMQNPSLVPDSNAPLLVKPDRKQPADVDPKSPFTPALIIDDAVSVRLGNQFLKSLADAVPSMVPKDMLVGRINDIYDSTVAQGRSFSVQFSGISYQGELARAAIEAYAAGTLNIQLGIQKVNLSINATYVSGNRHSAVAGPISVSIGYQRPVWLSFDVRPYIQNNQIRLRLLRTRFNIPQDNWNVSGPYGVSTRGIGMTSDRVSSGLVSGIYGSKGRIEQEVKAIVPGLVDELEKQLNFDEASDIVDAIWPLPVYHPRMRLSPSEVVTDKKGISLSFGLTVAALDSNKPQGKVKRLTSLGRPVSDIPKVSDLQIGVAPSMLKPLTDMLVEADIARIPVLDIPGHSFDPLADPKTLQQVFPDLKRYGDNVQIWSELILTKPIQVEDGGKAKKDGRNQFRFVVPQAAISLAIKKSASDKEWIPFAEYSLAVSQDVEPDIQEPTYSKRTLRLDWEGDSQIGGNARFAPKYQPQDAKINQKKMQELVQAAWDGWTKQGPASTTVIPDIELGFGRYRVNQVNWAAPQLLATFSVPELKITNLTKKDIEYELKSPYSDWGGPYKLKPGESHAFDTATPLTYRRSVNNRREVYTLSAGSHYEFQSEGDTQKVVLYEAADN; encoded by the coding sequence ATGCTGTCAAAACGAACAAATCGGACGTTTGCATTCCCAAGCTTATTAATGCTGCTTTTGATATTATTGCTGAATTCTTCGGCAGTGCTTCAAGCCCAAACAAAACCGGTCAAAACGGGATTTGTTAATGCGACTTATCAAGACGAAGCGGGCGAGCACCGTTATGTTGTGTTTGTTCCTAAGGCTTACTCACCTGAGAAAAAATATCCGGTGATTTTGTTTCTACATGGCGCGGGTGAACGTGGAAACGATGGTCTCAAGCAAACGCAGGTCGGGCTCGGTCCGATTGTGAAACAGCAAGCGGATGATTTTCCGTTCATCGTTGTGTTTCCTCAAGCGGAGAATATGAAGGAACGCTTGTTGGGTGGTTGGTTGGCAGAGACCAGTGATGGCAAACGGGCACTCAAAATTTTAGACACAGTGCTGAAGGACTACTCTATTGATGGCCGTCAACAAATTCTGACAGGCTGGTCGATGGGGGGCTATGGTGCCTTTAGTATGGCGGCAGCGTTTCCCAAACGCTGGTCAGCCGTGGTACCCATGTCAGGTGGTGGAAAAACCGAATGGGCTTCAAAACTGAAAGAGGTTCCGATCTGGGCCTTTCACGGTGCCGACGATCGGGTTGTACTTCCCGTCGAATCAGAACGGATGATTAAAGCCATCAAGCAGGCGGGTGGCACACCACGTTTTACCGAACCGAAGGTGGGACATGATGTTTGGAAAGTGGCTTATACAAAGCCGCTCTTCGACTGGATGCAAAACCCCTCTCTCGTTCCCGATTCCAATGCGCCGTTGCTGGTTAAGCCAGATCGGAAACAACCTGCGGATGTCGACCCGAAGAGTCCCTTCACACCAGCATTAATTATCGACGATGCTGTTTCCGTACGCCTGGGAAATCAGTTTCTGAAGTCGTTAGCGGACGCCGTACCCAGTATGGTTCCCAAAGATATGCTGGTCGGTCGCATCAATGACATTTACGATTCGACTGTCGCCCAGGGGCGCAGCTTCTCTGTCCAGTTTTCAGGAATCTCGTATCAAGGTGAATTAGCCAGGGCGGCAATCGAAGCCTATGCGGCAGGCACCCTCAACATTCAACTGGGTATCCAGAAAGTGAACCTTTCGATCAATGCGACTTACGTTTCCGGTAACCGTCACTCTGCCGTCGCCGGCCCAATTTCCGTAAGTATCGGCTATCAGCGACCCGTCTGGTTGAGCTTTGATGTGAGACCCTATATTCAGAACAACCAGATTCGGCTTCGACTATTGCGCACCCGCTTTAATATTCCACAGGATAACTGGAATGTTTCCGGACCCTATGGTGTTTCTACACGGGGCATCGGTATGACATCAGACAGAGTTTCTAGTGGTTTAGTCAGTGGGATTTATGGCAGCAAAGGACGGATTGAACAAGAAGTCAAAGCGATTGTGCCAGGGTTGGTCGATGAGCTGGAAAAACAGTTGAACTTCGACGAAGCGAGTGATATCGTCGATGCCATTTGGCCGTTACCCGTCTATCATCCTCGGATGAGACTCTCACCCAGTGAAGTCGTCACCGATAAAAAAGGGATTTCATTGAGCTTTGGTCTGACAGTTGCAGCCCTGGACTCCAATAAACCTCAGGGGAAAGTCAAACGACTTACATCGTTAGGCAGGCCCGTGAGCGATATTCCCAAAGTATCCGATTTACAAATCGGCGTGGCCCCCAGCATGCTCAAGCCGTTAACAGACATGCTGGTCGAGGCAGATATTGCTCGGATTCCGGTCTTGGACATCCCCGGTCATTCGTTTGATCCCCTGGCAGATCCGAAAACGCTGCAACAAGTATTTCCCGACTTAAAACGCTATGGTGACAATGTACAAATCTGGTCGGAGTTGATCTTAACGAAACCGATTCAGGTAGAAGATGGAGGGAAAGCCAAAAAAGATGGGCGCAATCAGTTCCGGTTTGTCGTGCCACAAGCGGCAATTTCCCTGGCGATCAAGAAATCAGCGTCAGATAAAGAGTGGATTCCTTTTGCCGAATATTCCCTGGCGGTGAGTCAGGATGTCGAACCGGATATTCAGGAACCCACTTATTCCAAGCGGACACTACGTCTGGATTGGGAAGGAGACTCTCAAATCGGCGGGAATGCGCGCTTTGCTCCGAAGTACCAACCACAGGATGCAAAAATCAACCAGAAAAAAATGCAAGAACTCGTACAAGCCGCCTGGGATGGCTGGACCAAACAAGGCCCCGCCTCTACCACCGTCATTCCGGATATTGAATTAGGCTTTGGCAGATATCGAGTGAATCAGGTCAACTGGGCTGCCCCACAATTATTGGCGACATTCTCTGTACCGGAACTCAAGATTACCAATCTGACTAAAAAGGATATCGAATACGAACTGAAGAGTCCTTACAGTGATTGGGGGGGACCTTATAAATTGAAACCAGGGGAGTCCCATGCGTTCGATACAGCCACGCCACTCACCTACCGGCGTTCGGTCAACAATCGCAGGGAAGTTTACACGTTATCCGCCGGTTCACATTACGAATTTCAATCAGAGGGTGATACCCAGAAAGTGGTCCTCTACGAAGCAGCCGATAACTGA
- a CDS encoding NADH-quinone oxidoreductase subunit K, translating into MVLLHALPMLHNHLFIAITLIVLGFLGMLLQRNALATVFSLLIWLQGAGLIFMSYGQYQNSREGNLYFLIILFLILTLLSALAALIFRLRESEEQDNLVRGTDESQSVFQSQEGTRDRG; encoded by the coding sequence ATGGTCTTACTGCATGCGTTACCCATGCTGCATAATCACCTTTTCATCGCCATCACGCTGATTGTACTCGGCTTTCTGGGAATGCTGCTTCAGCGAAATGCACTTGCAACCGTGTTCTCACTCTTAATCTGGTTGCAGGGAGCGGGCCTGATTTTTATGAGCTATGGTCAGTACCAAAACTCACGAGAAGGCAACCTTTATTTTCTCATCATCCTGTTTCTCATTTTGACGTTGCTCAGCGCACTCGCCGCACTCATATTTCGACTACGCGAATCCGAGGAACAGGACAACCTGGTAAGAGGAACCGACGAATCACAGAGTGTTTTCCAGAGTCAGGAAGGAACGCGCGATCGTGGCTAA
- a CDS encoding YHYH protein gives MIRLLAFWSAIGLLNSVPLFGFPPPGFIPDFGGNRATNQVRIVTKGNYRYIYSNGIPDHETGRFPNRNNPNTIRPQRQELRIPAEPRVARNTTPAGHSAFGIALNGVLFDPGTAEYWNRNRRSGWNYEALSGKINLGLDQSNAHVQPTGSYHYHGLPHALISKLGKPEQVVAIGYAADGFPIYAQYGYTDANDPKSKIKKMKSSYQIKQGRRPNGPGGQYDGTFVADYVFVADSGDLDECNGRVGLTPEYPEGIYHYYLTEDFPFIPRHYRGTPDPSFQKRGPGPGGRPPGPPPGRRPF, from the coding sequence ATGATCCGATTGCTCGCATTCTGGTCCGCCATCGGTTTACTTAACTCAGTGCCACTATTTGGATTTCCGCCTCCCGGTTTTATCCCTGATTTTGGAGGGAATCGAGCTACAAATCAGGTCAGGATCGTCACCAAAGGAAATTATCGTTACATCTATTCCAATGGGATTCCCGATCATGAAACGGGGCGTTTTCCGAATCGCAACAATCCGAACACGATACGTCCACAACGACAGGAATTGCGAATTCCCGCCGAGCCACGAGTGGCACGAAATACGACTCCTGCCGGACATTCCGCATTTGGAATCGCTCTCAATGGCGTTCTGTTCGATCCGGGAACTGCCGAGTATTGGAATCGAAATCGGCGATCCGGTTGGAATTATGAAGCGCTGTCGGGAAAAATTAATCTGGGACTCGATCAGAGTAATGCACATGTTCAACCCACGGGTAGCTACCACTACCATGGTTTACCTCATGCTCTGATTTCAAAATTAGGCAAGCCGGAACAAGTTGTCGCCATTGGTTATGCAGCAGACGGGTTCCCCATTTATGCCCAATATGGATATACCGACGCCAATGATCCCAAGAGCAAAATCAAGAAAATGAAATCGAGCTATCAGATCAAACAGGGAAGAAGACCTAACGGCCCTGGCGGTCAATATGATGGGACGTTTGTCGCAGATTATGTCTTCGTTGCCGACTCAGGAGATCTGGACGAATGCAATGGCCGCGTAGGACTGACTCCCGAATACCCCGAGGGGATTTACCATTATTATTTAACGGAAGATTTTCCCTTTATTCCCCGTCATTACCGGGGAACGCCAGATCCCAGCTTTCAAAAACGTGGACCAGGTCCGGGGGGAAGGCCACCAGGGCCACCGCCCGGAAGAAGACCTTTTTAG
- a CDS encoding proton-conducting transporter membrane subunit, whose product MNSFLNPIISLAPVLLVAMPVAGACFGWGISKLGLEFNRWTSFSNTIVTVLILGTVIFAPFRKDTQEQTDSQPMRQISVTLKLPEVTSAQSDAVSPRTFKWSLDSTSVWFLLLPTCLWPILVLFSHQIIDASRLHYFLLLLLQSVLTGILVSYDLISFLSFLLLTTFCLLCLIRLWSGSRFRDEFESTMYLQFLGDGLILGGLLLTAVGYQWMQGVLLEAPQPVTFQMTQLLQGTASELSLYPLAEAYWNTISPWIFLLLLTGFTIKGMFFPVHYGVTQWLHVVSAQPLSKPLPVGWYLVLLALMTKICIYGMIRFMIPLNSTVSSQLSSVLAFWGACGFLLAAFIAFVRRDLLQIVVWFLIGQTALTLTVLFASESATVSNFILLNVIQGLACCLLLLVTPLISNQERSRTNKLLLLVAVLSVMTLIGAPGLGGFTVLIALTWSLVNQSLILGFCYLLGTLLFNLTLIRAFWQLVKQEHQEIPAQDDDRKSALNEKLGLACLAFSPAMALILFMGISPTTLTEKSSFALHESHVHSSESPTTEN is encoded by the coding sequence ATGAACTCATTCCTGAATCCCATCATTTCGCTGGCCCCCGTTTTACTGGTCGCGATGCCAGTTGCCGGCGCCTGTTTTGGGTGGGGCATTTCAAAATTAGGACTTGAATTCAATCGCTGGACATCATTTTCTAATACGATTGTTACCGTTCTGATCCTGGGAACGGTGATATTTGCTCCCTTCAGAAAAGACACGCAAGAGCAAACTGACTCACAACCGATGCGCCAGATCTCTGTCACTTTGAAACTTCCTGAAGTGACCTCTGCTCAATCTGATGCAGTCTCTCCACGTACCTTCAAATGGTCTCTCGATTCTACGAGCGTCTGGTTTTTATTGCTGCCAACCTGCCTGTGGCCGATTCTCGTTCTCTTTTCGCACCAGATAATTGATGCTTCACGATTGCATTATTTTCTCCTGCTGCTTTTACAGTCAGTGCTCACAGGCATCTTGGTCTCATATGATCTCATCAGTTTTCTTTCATTTTTACTGCTCACCACGTTTTGTTTGCTCTGCCTGATCCGTCTCTGGAGCGGTTCTCGTTTCCGTGATGAATTTGAAAGCACAATGTACCTGCAATTTCTTGGTGATGGGCTCATTCTCGGCGGGCTGTTATTGACGGCCGTTGGTTATCAGTGGATGCAGGGAGTCCTGTTGGAAGCACCACAGCCGGTGACATTTCAAATGACTCAGCTTTTGCAGGGCACTGCCAGCGAGTTGTCACTCTACCCACTGGCCGAGGCTTATTGGAATACGATTTCGCCCTGGATTTTCTTACTCCTGCTGACGGGCTTTACGATCAAAGGCATGTTCTTTCCCGTACATTACGGGGTGACACAGTGGTTGCATGTTGTCTCAGCGCAGCCCCTCTCTAAACCACTTCCGGTCGGCTGGTATCTGGTGCTGTTGGCACTGATGACAAAAATCTGCATTTACGGCATGATCCGCTTTATGATTCCCTTGAATTCGACAGTTAGTTCCCAGCTCTCTTCTGTTCTGGCGTTCTGGGGCGCTTGTGGTTTTCTTCTAGCGGCGTTCATTGCGTTTGTCCGCCGCGACCTGCTGCAAATCGTTGTCTGGTTTTTAATCGGACAGACTGCTTTGACATTGACAGTTTTATTTGCGTCAGAATCAGCAACCGTCTCGAACTTTATCTTGTTAAACGTGATTCAAGGGCTCGCCTGTTGTCTCCTCTTACTGGTCACTCCGCTGATTTCAAATCAGGAACGCAGTCGAACCAACAAACTGCTGCTTTTGGTTGCAGTACTCTCAGTCATGACACTCATCGGTGCACCTGGTCTGGGAGGCTTCACTGTACTGATCGCTCTAACCTGGAGTCTTGTTAATCAAAGTCTCATTCTCGGCTTCTGCTATCTGTTGGGCACGCTGTTGTTCAATCTCACTTTGATACGTGCTTTCTGGCAACTTGTAAAGCAGGAACATCAGGAGATACCTGCTCAGGATGACGACAGAAAGAGTGCTCTCAACGAAAAACTCGGGCTCGCCTGTCTTGCGTTCAGTCCTGCGATGGCACTGATTCTCTTCATGGGAATTTCACCCACCACTCTGACAGAAAAGAGTTCCTTCGCGCTCCACGAAAGTCACGTTCATTCTTCCGAAAGTCCCACCACCGAAAACTGA